The genomic interval TTTATTAACTTTTGAGGAGACAAGCATGAAGCGGTTTACAATGTTACTCATGATCGTTTTCGTGATGGGCATGACTGCCACCAGTTTTGCCGGAGGACGCCTGGTCATCTATTGTTCCAACGAGCCTTTCGCCTGTCAGGCCGTGGCTGATGAATTCGCCAAAAAATTCGACGTCAAGGTGCAGATGACCCGTGCCGGGTCCGGCTCCACCTATGCCAAGATCCTGGCCGAGAAGGACAGCCCCAAGGGCGATGTCTGGTATGCCGGCACCCTTGATCCCCATTCCCAGGCCGGTGTCAACGGGCTGCTGGAATCCTACGAATCCCCCATGCTGGCTGAAATCGGCCCCGAATTCCAGAATCCGGCCACCAGCAAGATGTACCATTCCACCGGCGTCTATGCCGGGGTGCTCGGCTATTCCGTGAACACCGACGTGCTCAAGGAAAAAGGACTGCCCATGCCCCGCTCCTGGGAAGACCTGACCAAGCCCGAGTACAAGGGCACGATCCAGATGGCCAGCCCGCAAAGCTCCGGCACCGCCTACACCGTCCTGGCCACCATGGTCCAGCTCAAGGGTGAAGACGCTGCCTTCGAATACCTGACCAAGCTGCACCAGAACGTCAACCAGTACACCAAGTCCGGCTCCGCTCCGGGCAAGGCCGCGGCCCGCGGCGAAACCATGATCGGCATCGGCTTCCTGCATGACCACGCCCTCCAGAAGGCTGAAGGCTTTCCCCTGGAACTGGTCGTGCCAGCCGAAGGCACCGGCTACGAGATCGGCGGCCTGTCCATCATCAAGGGCTGCCGCAACCTTGAGAACGCCAAGAAATTCGTGGACTTCATGCTCAGTGCCGAAGGCCAGGAAGTGCCCCAGCGCGTAAAGATGTTCCAGGTTCCCACCAACATAAACGCCAATGTGCCGCCCGAAGCCATCCGCCTGGATGAAGTCAAGCTCATCGACTACGATTTCGTCAAGTACGGCTCCGAAGAAATGCGCGCCCACCTGATCGACCGCTGGGTCATGGAAATCAAGCCGCTGGAACGCTAGTCCCGGCATAAAGTATCCAACACATGGCACTCAACAAACAAACCGCTCCGGGAGAGGTTGGCCCTTGGGTCATCCTCTCCTGGGTGGCCTTTGCCTTCCTGGCATACTGGCTGTTGCCCTGGGTCGCCCTGGATTACGGGCTCACGGACTCCACTCTGGATGAGCTTATCGACGCCCTGGGGTGGAAGTACAGCGACATCTCCCTTGCCGTCCCCGTATATTTGGGCCTGATCCTGCCCTTTGCCTTCATCCGCCTTCCGGGCAAGGCACGCGGATGGTTCTTCACCCTGGCCGCGTCCGTGGGCATCCTCGGCATCCTGTACGCGTTCATCTCCACCAGCACCGCACTGGGACTGGGCGCAGGCGTGGTCATCATGTGCCTGGCGGCCCTGGGCGCGATCGGCGTTTCCGAGCTGGGATTCCAGCGCGGCGACACCTTCATTGCCGGGGCCGTGATCTTCGTGGTCTTCATGGTGGCGGCCTTCATCTTTTTCCCGGTCTGGGAGATCTTCAACCGATTGATCTTCGACGAGTC from Pseudodesulfovibrio sp. S3 carries:
- a CDS encoding ABC transporter substrate-binding protein; its protein translation is MKRFTMLLMIVFVMGMTATSFAGGRLVIYCSNEPFACQAVADEFAKKFDVKVQMTRAGSGSTYAKILAEKDSPKGDVWYAGTLDPHSQAGVNGLLESYESPMLAEIGPEFQNPATSKMYHSTGVYAGVLGYSVNTDVLKEKGLPMPRSWEDLTKPEYKGTIQMASPQSSGTAYTVLATMVQLKGEDAAFEYLTKLHQNVNQYTKSGSAPGKAAARGETMIGIGFLHDHALQKAEGFPLELVVPAEGTGYEIGGLSIIKGCRNLENAKKFVDFMLSAEGQEVPQRVKMFQVPTNINANVPPEAIRLDEVKLIDYDFVKYGSEEMRAHLIDRWVMEIKPLER